catgagtaggtcttttgtgagacgatttcacgaatctttatctttgagacggatcaaccctatcgatattcataataaaaagtaatactcttagcatcaaaagtaatattttttcatggatgacccaaataagatatttgtctcacaaaatacgacccgtgagaccgtctcacacaagtttttgcttacTTGCACGTACATCATCTCTAAGAACTAAGTAGAATTGTAACTCATGACACCATAATCTCAAATTGAAGATAAAGTATCTGATTCGATATTCAGTTATAAAAAACCTTCAACGCAACTTCgaacaaatataaaaaaaacccTATTCTTGGTACAATCTATTCCAATCGTGCGATGAGTTACAGAGCTTTTTCCATCATCGGGAAAAAAAAAGTGAGTTATTTGTGGGGTTGGCATGAGGAGCTCATCGTTCCCGTTCACTCGATGAATTTGAACACAATTCGTCTCGTTTCTTGCATTGTGGGAGATttgaaaaatgacaaatttgaCACATTTCCAAAGGTCTCAAATTTTCTAAAACAAAAGTCGAAGAAAGATGTTTGCAATAATAATCAACAGTtcagaaaatatttatatgagtGTACAACTCGTTATGTACAGAGGACGAGGAACCTGGTTAGAAAGTAACAGACAGAAGGATATGCATGACTACCAAGCCACTGGAACGAAAATAGCGATAATATTTAGCCTTGTGCAAAAACAAAATTGGATTTTGAGTACAAAACAGACACCGATCAAAGGGTGGTTACAAGACCTATGCCCAGCTCTTCCGCCAGCTCGTCCCACACGGGCAGGAGTGTCATGACTAAAAGTACAATACCCATGATAAAAATCGTTTTTCGCCAAGTTCCTACCTCTGTTACGTCATTTAAGCACGGTTTCTCTGGAGCCCTCTGCATATTTCATAGCGTAAGCGAATAACAGTAAAGAGACAAACTTCCGCTCACTATCCTCTGTCTTGTTCAATTATACTGCATCTAAACAGTTGCATACCTGACATATTAGGACGTATAATCCCCAAGGAAGCGACAAGGGTCCACCGAGCTGTAAGTCgaagaaaaatcaaatttaaatttaagaatGTTACTGCAAAAATCGATACCACAGAGGGGTTTACAAGATAATTTGACAAGAAAAAAGGACAAATCTACATATTGTACATATCTGACTAAATATTTGTTTGCTTTTTGGTGGTTTTTCCCTTTGTAGATGACGCTTGTGGAGAATGGAAACTATTACTTTCAGGAAAACGAGATCTTTTATGTGATGAATACATATTTGAAACTACAGATTTTAAGACAATGAACTTCATAAATACTTGTGCAAGCAAAAGCGAACATACCACTCCCAACCCGAGCATAGTGTAAGTTGCTAATCCAGAAGCAACAAGGGCACTTTTTCCAAAAGCTCCCTGAAAATAATATGAAATGAATTCTACCAGTTGAGATCCTGGTTAAGATGAAAAAACGTGTATGTTCACAGGCAAATGCAACAAGTTGATAACAGATatgaagaaaaaaattcaaCAGCAGAAAAATATCTAATCATTAAGTTTCTAACTTGTCCTGATGACGCATTACGTACTTTAAATAAGTAGATTGCAATAGTATCAAATCCAAgccaaaaaataaaaaccaTTTCACCTGGAATTCACTCTGGAAGAAATAGGTTTTATGCAAAAAAATTAGTGTTATGAAATCATAGAACAATTGCAAAGTAACGTGTATCAAGCATGGACGGTATAATACAAAATCTGTAGCGCTCAAGGTAATATCGAGCTGCTAACTTACTCCCACAATATTTTATCCAACAAAACCACAATCAACTACTTCTAGCCAGTGTAAGCGAGTGTCTGGTTAAATGCTATTAACCATCAGTCTGATCTTCACACTACTCCTTGACTGCTAAAACAAAGGGAAATAAAGGAACATATACCTGCATAGCCCTTCCACCATCAAGACATCCAACTGGGAGCAAATTAAATGCAGACGTTGTCAGCCCGCACCTACGAACCAAGAACACAACATTATACATATAAATCAAAGCATAACAATTTCAAAGTTCCTCATAGATACATCACCAGCCAGCAATCACTAGAGGATGGATTGAGACTGTTGCGGCATGCATGCTCCTGGTATCAGAGACAAGACATTACAAGCTGGATATTTTCCATTGAACATGACAAGGAAGACTCAAACAGCGAGGGTAGAAAGGTAAAACAGTAACTCACGAATAACCAAGAAAGGCCCTGCTGATAAGCCCAAGAAGCAAAGAGCCTTGAAAAAGCATGCTGGGAACCTGCACCAAATCTCCTGCCATGGCTGGATTTGATGAAAGCATCAGGCCAACAGTGAACATAGAGAAAGACAATGCAGCTCCTGCAAATGGCCCAGCCAATGAAATATCTACTTTTGCCTTTCGATCAGGAAGAATGGACTTGAACTACAACCaaagcaataaaaattaaataggtTTACAAATTCAGAAACTAAAGACCAAAAGGTTTGCAGCACAAACCATGTATAACCAAGACGATCATACCATACAGTTCCAAAATCAAATGTTTGCAGCTGCATGCTCACCTGAGTGATAGCTCCAAAGCTCCCAAGAGTAATATTTGGAATAAAGAAAGGAATACTCAGTTTTACTTTCCTAGGAAATGCTGCAAGAAAATGTCCAACTTCCTGCAGAAAATCAAGCTCATCTTTAAAACCAAAAAAACATATCATATACAGACTGACCTTTACACATGGCTACTGAAACTACATCAGGAAGTAATTAGTCATTATAAAATCTATTTGCAGCACAGAAGAAAGATTAGAAATTCATGTGATGGATTACATTTTTAATTTCGTTGGCGAGTTTTAAATATTAAAGGGCTTATTGAAAAAATGTAGTTACACTCTAAACAGATGCAATAGAAAAAGAAATGTAGACTTTTAGGTAAAATAACCAGGCTTGAAAAAATGAATTTGTGTCACAACCAAGAATTGAAAACAAACCACACCACTTTTGATCAACAGGTGAAGGTAATCAAAAGATGATGACATTTCTTGTCCAAGTTTTATCTTCAGGAGCTCCATAATCTAGAGACAACAATGATACTCACATGAAACAGCTGAACCCCTAGCACACCGTAAGCCAAAGGCAAAGCAGAGTCAACAAACGGAAATAAGAGTTGCATATCTGGTGGTTCAACGGCATTTGGATCTGTGAAGTATTTAACTACCTCTGGTGGAAGTCTACTTATCTGTTTTGAACCAGAAACTGTTGATAATCAGTAACCAAGATATGGAATAAAATATTCGAAATAGGTGTTACGTGTTGATTATCATACCTGAGATGCTATTCCTAACTCCACTGAGGAACCAATGGCAAGAAGAAACAACAGAAGAGCAATCACATATTGCCAAAGAGTTGTTTGGCCGGGATCCGAAACCTCTTTCCGCAGCATGCCAAAGCTGACGCGGGGTCCACCACGTGGATCTGGTCCTTCAGAATTTGGTTCCTCGACCATGAAGAGGTTGTATTTATCTCCCATTACCTCAGCTAGCTGCTTCTGAAGTTTTGCAAAAACATCCTCTCTCTTTCCCCTAAGGTTGCCAAGAAAAAGAATGCCTTCTTCAAGATCGCCAAAAGACTCTTCTCTAGTTACCCAAAAGGTTGAATAGCCGAAAAGCTTCTCCTTAATAATCTTAACATCAGCGGGATCAACCTTTTCTGGCCCCAGAAGTTCCATTAATTTAAAAGAGTCAACCTGGAAATTGCTGTATGATTGTCCAACAGGTGATAGAGTTGGCGGCTGCGgaagagaaaaatattaaattataaaaccaTGATTTTCTTTCAATTAAAGGCGAATTGAACTTGACTACACttatgataaaatttaagactttattttttcatttagaAATAATTTACTCACATCATATTGTCTCCATCCTGTTCATTCTCCAGGCCACTTTATTATAGCAAATAGCTCCCTAAATAATTCCTATGCCAACATCACAGCCACTACAAAAACTTATCTCAAGACAAAGTGACGAGCACACGATGAATCACCTTGTATTGTTGAGCTCACTTATTTAATATTCATGAAGTTATCGTAGATCTTGTAATATCTGACTTTGCTAGAGAGTTATCCATCCTAATATCATACTGGCTCTATTTAATAGTTTGATCCAGAAAGAATAAAGTCCAGTGCCTAAACTTAACCTCCAATTTGGCTTGCTCTGCAAAATTAATGCTTTCTAGTTCAAGTTTTGCTCTATATTTGTAATGGTTCCCTTTGAACACCATGTATGTGGGATGAGTTTAATTCTCCATATGGATCATCCTCTGTTTTCTTTTTCAACTTGTATGTTTCTTTGTTTATCTGCTCTAGATCAGATCATGTTCCTTCTAACTCCACGACTCCACGTTTTGTAATCTTCCACTTCTATCCCCATGTTCTTGTCACTAAATTACTAAATACCCCACATTACTACCTCAAGCAAATTGCCAGGTTTTTTTGCTACTTCCTCCAAAAACTAGCATAATTTTCTCCAACATATCTTCAGCTTAATGATGCCAATCGTGAAACaagtatcacattttaaaaCCACTACCATTACTAGTTCGAAGTTACTATATAACATCTCATTTTGGAGTATAGGTTATAAAATTTTCGTAGGATCAACTGATCTCACTTTTTTCAAAATGGTCACATGCTCAAAAGTAATTTTTTGCCAAGCCAAACAATATTTTTCCGTCATCTCCACCTCCCTGGTACATACGCTGTACTACCGATGcaaataatcaaaatagaaacTCTAATACCGAATTTAAATTATTACTTCtattaaatcatttgaactcatGTTCATACCATCCAGCAGCAATTCCCATTCTAAGATTCCGcgtgaaagaaagatggtatCACATATCACTTCATGCAACCAGATTGTGCCAATAAAAACAACCAGTTGAAAAACAAATCTCCAAGACTAACAAATTTCAATAGAGAAATGAAAAATCATTACGGCAAACAAAGTGAGACATTTAAGCTCACCCGCGAAGACATAGAAGCCGCCGAATCATCGGAATCATCATCAGACTTCTTCTCAGATGACGTCATCGTAGCCAAATTCGTATTATCTTTATTTTCTCTATCACTATTGACACCAATATCATCGTTCCTTTTGTTTTTACTATTATAACACGACCTAATAACGAAATCCCACCTCCCAACTTTCCCCTTCCAAGATAATCTTCGCCTTTCTGAAACAAATTTCCCGCAAAGATAACATTCGGCACCATTGTTCTGAAGTTTCTGCCGGAAATTGCAGCCGTATAGAGGGGTTAAACGGAAGCTAAAACTGGTCAAAGCAACCATTTTCAATCACGGTGCCTTCAGTTGGCTACTATACAGTCCATATATCTGCTTAATTTTTTAGATAAATCGTGAAAATGAGAGGAGATATTTTCTGGTAACAAGTCGAGAAGAAGATTTTCGGGGTTTTGTAAGCATCTGTAGAAGCATATCTTCTTCCAGTTTTTCAGAAATActccattaattaataattatgaattGCCCCCTCCAACTCCTATTATTGCAATATTTCCCACTGGTAAATTTCGAAAAATCAATTCTTGCTTAAAAAAATACTGAACC
The sequence above is a segment of the Primulina tabacum isolate GXHZ01 chromosome 6, ASM2559414v2, whole genome shotgun sequence genome. Coding sequences within it:
- the LOC142549498 gene encoding putative zinc metalloprotease EGY1, chloroplastic, producing MVALTSFSFRLTPLYGCNFRQKLQNNGAECYLCGKFVSERRRLSWKGKVGRWDFVIRSCYNSKNKRNDDIGVNSDRENKDNTNLATMTSSEKKSDDDSDDSAASMSSRPPTLSPVGQSYSNFQVDSFKLMELLGPEKVDPADVKIIKEKLFGYSTFWVTREESFGDLEEGILFLGNLRGKREDVFAKLQKQLAEVMGDKYNLFMVEEPNSEGPDPRGGPRVSFGMLRKEVSDPGQTTLWQYVIALLLFLLAIGSSVELGIASQISRLPPEVVKYFTDPNAVEPPDMQLLFPFVDSALPLAYGVLGVQLFHEVGHFLAAFPRKVKLSIPFFIPNITLGSFGAITQFKSILPDRKAKVDISLAGPFAGAALSFSMFTVGLMLSSNPAMAGDLVQVPSMLFQGSLLLGLISRAFLGYSSMHAATVSIHPLVIAGWCGLTTSAFNLLPVGCLDGGRAMQGAFGKSALVASGLATYTMLGLGVLGGPLSLPWGLYVLICQRAPEKPCLNDVTEVGTWRKTIFIMGIVLLVMTLLPVWDELAEELGIGLVTTL